One genomic window of Lepeophtheirus salmonis chromosome 5, UVic_Lsal_1.4, whole genome shotgun sequence includes the following:
- the LOC121117584 gene encoding neogenin translates to MTVVRNEPVTLTCKASGPNPLSYEWYRNGRKVITASKDLETHRILLPGGSLFFLKAVHNKKEQDGGVYWCVVTNGLGSARSKNATLDIAYIRDEFRALPRDTDASVGEEILLKCSPPKGHPSPVIRWKKDGSFIDLTSSNRIRIDDSGSLVVQNVRKRDNGRYQCSAKNVAGTRDSRPVRLKVHEPPYFISRPLDTTALAGDDVLLNCQANGDPYPDVQWHRQGTDIDINKVKIVNGKGLKLENVHPSDEGVYICEANNIRGSISTTAKLSIMEIPVITVKPPASLKKSNKLDKISLDCFVTGTPHPLVFWTIESANSDGKEVLLFSDSLGGDKRISVLRDGSLIIKDPQVKDTGHYVCSSLNSVGSALSRSYLTVYDPSSSSIEKEKGNSTLNLPREIIKLEEARLVLLEETFSDITAVSESPTSIKLEWKLASTISSINGIRLHYRKNGNKSFVSKVIPLDRDTSYLLQDLEEFTEYEIFIRPYYESVSGRPSRLVQIITLPTVPDQAPKILKIKILNATAIFIAWDYVDREHHNGNIKGYQIHIQGNNSEILNSALPSERLESILNVPKLLTIDKANVSIALINHVGVGPFSDSEEILLPSLSEFDMAVYHHRGSGESYAWLLALIGSFTFMLAFASGLTLYYRRRRVLHKSNVYEYSSGGGVVGSFTPSSSQMGNNGNNMGQQPLWIDRRWNGGDYEKDSNSSEKKLLNQNGTASHLQENEYAYIDRNKLFSTFGNRGCSNYESPSFLQSPYATTDILRAAQQGKAGHHLGPRLFPLSVTPMLHPRNNFLHRSSTATSSCLFNNHKNHYYASKIMSRDARSCDDITERISSGGGSTYARSHHVYPSRLLNESNCNPHNSSLLSQQHYSELSTPPPRVQLYDPYPPRFSRIYPSSIANGVGLESNKPPPLISNNSSSLCQPSLPLGNELHPEEDTEEAITRFDDAVESYMSQAVLESDTDSYLSHGGGESLSEGSQFSDDVVRKDLDKEKLDHDDDNTALQHS, encoded by the exons ATATACGAGACGAATTTCGAGCACTTCCTCGTGATACAGATGCCTCTGTCGGAGAAGAAATACTTCTTAAATGCTCCCCTCCAAAGGGACACCCCTCTCCTGTCATCCGGTGGAAAAAGGATGGAAGCTTTATTGATTTGACATCGTCTAATag GATACGAATTGACGATAGTGGAAGCTTGGTTGTCCAAAACGTAAGGAAAAGAGACAATGGTCGCTATCAATGCTCCGCCAAAAATGTTGCAGGAACTAGAGATTCTCGACCTGTTCGCCTCAAAGTTCATG AGCCTCCATACTTTATCAGCCGTCCCTTAGACACAACGGCTCTTGCTGGAGATGATGTACTCCTGAATTGCCAGGCCAATGGAGATCCTTATCCCGACGTTCAGTGGCATCGTCAAGGCACAGACATTGATatcaataaagttaaaatagtGAATGGAAAAGGTCTCAAGTTGGAAAATGTTCATCCCTCAGATGAGGGTGTGTACATTTGTGAAGCTAACAATATCCGGGGTTCCATATCCACCACTGCAAAGCTCTCTATCATGGAAATCCCTGTAATTACAGTCAAACCTCCGGCTTCTTTGAAGAAATCCAACAAATTGGATAAAATCTCTTTAGATTGCTTTGTGACTGGAACTCCACATCCACTAGTTTTTTGGACCATTGAGAGCGCCAATAGTGACGGTAAAGAAGTTCTCCTATTTTCTGACTCATTGGGAGGTGATAAGCGGATATCTGTTCTAAGAGATGGATCTCTAATCATTAAGGACCCACAAGTGAAAGATACTGGACATTATGTTTGTTCATCACTTAATTCTGTTGGCTCAGCTCTTTCCCGCTCATATTTAACAGTCTACGATCCATCTTCTTCTTCCATAGAGAAAGAGAAGGGAAATTCAACATTAAACCTTCCAcgagaaataattaaattggaaGAGGCACGTTTAGTTCTTTTAGAAGAAACATTTTCAGACATTACTGCCGTTTCCGAAAGTCCAACAAGCATTAAACTTGAGTGGAAACTCGCTTCAACCATCTCAAGCATCAATGGGATTCGTTTACATTATCGTAAAAATGGAAACAAGAGCTTCGTGAGCAAAGTCATTCCTCTAGACAGGGATACATCATATCTCCTTCAAGATTTGGAAGAATTTACAGAATACGAAATCTTTATTCGACCCTATTACGAGAGCGTGTCGGGTCGGCCTTCAAGACTTGTACAAATAATAACGCTTCCCACAGTTCCAGACCAAGCTCCCAAGATCCTCAAGATTAAGATCCTCAACGCCACTGCCATTTTCATTGCTTGGGACTATGTAGATCGAGAGCATCATAATGGAAATATCAAAGGATATCAG ATACATATCCAAGGAAACAACTCGGAGATCCTGAATTCCGCACTCCCAAGTGAGCGCCTTGAGTCCATCCTCAACGTCCCAAAGCTTCTTACGATAGACAAAGCCAACGTATCCATTGCCCTGATAAACCACGTTGGGGTTGGTCCCTTCTCAGACTCTGAGGAAATCCTTCTTCCAAGCCTCTCTGAGTTTGACATGGCTGTCTATCATCACCGAGGAAGTGGAGAAAGCTATGCCTGGCTCCTAGCTCTTATAGGTAGCTTTACTTTCATGCTTGCATTTGCCTCTGGACTTACACTATATTACCGACGCCGACGCGTTCTCCATAAATCCAATGTGTATGAGTATAGTAGTGGAGGCGGTGTGGTCGGATCCTTTACTCCCTCATCATCACAAATGGGGAATAATGGTAATAACATGGGGCAACAACCTCTTTGGATTGATCGGAGATGGAATGGTGGGGACTACGAAAAGGACTCAAACTCCTCTGAAAAGAAGCTCTTGAATCAGAATGGAACAGCATCCCATCTTCAAGAAAATGAGTACGCCTACATCGATCgaaataaactattttctaCTTTTGGTAACAGGGGGTGCAGCAACTACGAAAGTCCGTCATTCCTTCAGTCCCCTTATGCAACGACAGATATACTTCGAGCTGCTCAACAAGGAAAAGCAGGACATCACTTG GGACCAAGGCTCTTTCCTCTCTCTGTGACTCCAATGCTTCATCCTCGAAATAACTTTCTTCACCGCTCAAGCACAGCCACTTCCTCATGTCTCTTCAACAACCACAAAAACCATTACTACGCAAGCAAAATAATGAGCCGTGATGCCCGGAGTTGCGATGACATCACTGAGCGAATCTCTTCCGGAGGAGGAAGTACCTACGCCCGCTCTCATCATGTCTATCCCTCACGTCTTCTAAATGAAAGTAACTGCAATCCACATAATAGCAGTCTTCTTTCTCAGCAGCACTATTCAGAACTTTCCACACCACCTCCAAGGGTTCAACTATATGACCCTTACCCACCCAGATTTAGTCGTATCTATCCTTCCTCAATCGCAAACGGTGTTGGACTTGAGAGCAATAAACCACCCCCACTAATTAGCAATAATAGTAGCAGCTTGTGCCAACCTTCTCTTCCTCTCGGAAATGAACTTCACCCAGAAGAAGACACTGAAGAGGCCATCACTCGATTCGACGACGCTGTAGAGTCTTATATGTCTCAAGCTGTACTTGAATCCGATACTGACTCTTATTTGAGCCATGGAGGAGGCGAATCTCTCTCTGAAGGCTCACAGTTCTCGGACGATGTTGTTCGAAAAGACTTGGACAAGGAGAAGCTGGATCATGACGACGACAACACAGCTCTGCAGCATTCATAA